Proteins from one Desmodus rotundus isolate HL8 chromosome 9, HLdesRot8A.1, whole genome shotgun sequence genomic window:
- the LOC112316261 gene encoding large ribosomal subunit protein eL27, producing MGKFMKLGKVVLVLAGHYSGYKVVIMKNIDDGTSDRSYSHALVAGTDCYPHKVTAAMGKKEITKRSKIKSFVKGYNYNHLMPTRYSMNILLDKTVVNKDIFRDPALKRKVRREAKVKFEERYKTGKNKWFF from the coding sequence ATGGGCAAGTTTATGAAACTCGGGAAGGTGGTGCTGGTCCTGGCTGGACACTACTCTGGATACAAAGTGGTCATCATGAAGAACATTGATGATGGTACGTCAGACCGCTCCTACAGCCATGCTCTGGTGGCTGGAACTGACTGCTATCCCCACAAAGTGACAGCGGCCATGGGCAAGAAGGAAATCACCAAGAGGTCTAAGATCAAGTCTTTTGTGAAAGGTTACAACTACAATCACCTCATGCCCACAAGATACTCTATGAACATCCTCTTGGACAAAACTGTCGTCAACAAGGACATCTTCAGAGACCCTGCTCTGAAACGCAAGGTCCGACGGGAGGCTAAGGTCAAGTTCGAAGAGAGGTACAAGACGGGCAAGAACAAATGGTTCTTCTAG